Below is a genomic region from Legionella adelaidensis.
ACTGGTTTAATGGTGAACTAACAAAACCATAAGTACCTGCTACGAACAGCATAGCCATCATGTCAGCATATTTCTTTTCAGCACCTCGTTTCTGCAATATGGATGAAACCATAGGTATCGCAGTCATATAAACAGTAGACCACATCCCTTCCCTCAACATAGCACTGCCACCCCCTTGAAAAAAAGAACCATAGCCATTGAATTTGTGCATCTGTTGTACTGTCTGCGCAGTTGATAAAACCTTCGCCAATTGTTTATTTTGTGCCACTGCTTCAAAGGGTGTACATACTAATCCGGAAATCCCTCCCGCAACAAAGGAGGTGATTAATTCATAACTCCCCGAAGTGTCTTCTTGTTTTCTTTTCAACAAACCTTTAAATAAAAAGGTTGCAGCGTATCCTGGAACTGCTGAAACACCATAAGCTGCGGCGCCTGAAAAGTAATGCCCACGCGGCATTCTTTCACCTTTGTACACATAGTTTGTCCACTTCAGTAAGGGAGTCACCAACATTATGACACTACCGCCTAATAATGGACCTTTTACCCATTCAGCGGCTCTAACCCAAAAAGGGGTTATTTGTTTTGATTGTTCAGATTGATCGCGCATGATATATCCTCAAATAAATACAATAATTAGTTTTCATCTGACAAGGGATCGACGCCTGGAAAGGCGCAGATGTAGTCCTACCAGGCGAAAGACTCGTTGAGGATAAGCACAAGAATAATAGATAATAAAAGACCGATTACCTGGGAAGGTAAGCTAGCTATATTGTAAAAAAAAGCTAAGTTGGCCATTTATAATCGTTGATGTTTTAATATTGAACTTTCAGTCTACCATTACTAATTTTTTTGCGCAAGGATCGCTAATGGATTTTATTCTCTTTTCTAAATCATATTGCACTAATATAGTACTCATTTAGCGCTAGGGCTTTTGTTTATTGTTACACCTTTTTGACAAATTCTGACTTAAGCTTCATCGCTCCAATACCATCAATTTTGCAATCAATGTTGTGATCCTCTGCAGGCAACAATCGAATGTTTCTAACTTTTGTCCCTACTTTGACTACTTGCGATGAGCCTTTAATTTTTAAATCTTTAATTACTGTAATGGTATCTCCGTCATTTAGCACTGTCCCATGCGCATCTTTAACCACTTCCAGCGCATTGCTCTCTACATTTTCTTCTTGAGGAGTCCATTCATGCGCACACTGGGAGCAAATAAGGAGTGTGCCATCAGTATAAGTATAGGGTGAATTACATTTTGGGCATGCCGGTTGGTCAGTCATGGTATTATCCTATGTTCCAGTAGTGAATCCGATTGCAAGTTCTGAATGAGTTCTTCTAATGTTCCAGATATAGAACTTTTTTCAATCCAATGATGGATTTTTATTTTATCTAATTTTTTATGCACGTTCTTATTCGCTTCACACAAATAAACATGTATTCCACGATGATGAAAACTCTCAATAATTTCTCGAAATGTTTGCAGTCCCGTCATATCCATAAATGGGGTGTTTTTTAAACGAAAAATAATAACTTTGGGATCAGAGTGGGTTTCTGCTAAAGCTTTTTCTATTTTTTCTGCGGCACCAAAAAAGAAGGGACCTTGTATAGAATAAATAACCACGTCTGCTGGAAGGACAGACTGGTCGGCAAGCTCCTCACTGAATTTGGTATGCTGTTCTTTTTCAATTGTTACGGCTTGATTCATACGACGAATAAAAAGAAGCATCGCTACGATAACCCCTATATTGACAGCAATTACTAAATTAGTCAGAACGGTCAATAAAAATGTAGTTACCAATACCAATACATCATGTCGCGGTGCATGGGTCAGTATGTATTTAAAATGGGATACATCGCTCATATTGTACGCCACCACAAAAAGAATAGCAGCCAAAGCGGATAAAGGAATATATTTGGCCAGGGGTGCAAGTACCCAAATCACTAACAGTAAAAAGAGGGAGTGAACAATTGCCGCAATAGGACTATTGCCGCCATGCCGAACATTCGTTGCAGTGCGAGCAATGGCTCCCGTGGCAGCAAACCCGCCAAACAATGGGGTGACAATGTTAGCAATACCTTGTCCAATTAACTCTTGATTGGAATGATGTCTTGTTTTGGCCAAGCCATCGGCTGCTGTTGCCGATAGTAACGACTCAATCGCCCCTAATAAGGCAATTGATAATGCGGGACCCATTAAATCCAAGCTATGATGCCAATCAAACAAAGGTAATTGTAGTTTTGGAAGTTCTGAGGGAATACCACCAAAGGTGCTACCTATAGTAGCTACCGTTGGAAATTGAAAGTAATATTCCGCGACAGTAACCACCATCATTGCCACTAAGGGTCCAGGAATCTTCTTTAAAAACTTGGGGCTAAGCCACGTTAATAATAAACTAAGAACTGCTAATGCTGTTGTTGCCACATCCAGTTGAGGCAAAGCATTAATTAATGCGAATATTTTTGCATGAAAAGGTGTTTCCAGCGGCAAGTGCAGCGATAACCCAAAAAAATCATTCCATTCACTTACAAAAATAATGACTCCAATACCACTTGTAAAACCCACAATCACAGGGTCTGGAATAAATTTAATGACACTACCTAGCTTCATCATCCCCATAAAAAGCAGGATAAACCCCGCAAGCAAAGTCGCAACTTGCAATCCTTCCACACCGTAATGCGCAGTTACTCCGGCAAGAATAATAATAAAGGCACCTGTAGGGCCTGCAATTTGCACGCGACTTCCACCAAAAACACCCACGATTAACCCTGCAATAATTGCGGTATATAATCCTTGTGCTGGTGGCACCCCTGAAGCAATAGCAAAGGCCATTGCTAAAGGCAAAGCTACAATACCTACAATAATTCCGGCCCCAATGTTGGCGGCCCAATGTTGGGGTTTCAGTACCCCCGCGTGATAAGCTTGGCGTATGGCAATCATTGTACTACTCGTTTGTTGGTGTATGTATCGTTCAAGAGATGATGCGCTAAGATAGATGGTTCTTTTGAACTTAATACGAAGTGTACTGTTGGATTAAATATCGTTAACGTGTATTTAATCCGCGGATTATACCATATATCGATATTCGGTTTAATTATTTATTTCTCTTTTATTTTTGTGAGGAATGGCACACGTACATGAGTTTTTCGAGCATTCCATAAATCCCATTGCATTTGTAAATTGAGCCAATATTCAGGCTCCATTCCGAAAGCTTCACCAAAAGCAAGTGCAGAGTCTGCTGTAACACCGCGTCGCATGTTTATAATTTCATTCAGGCGTGGATAAGTCCAACCTAAATGTTCTGCGAATTGTTTTTGTGATAATCCTAGAGGCTCCAAATACTCCTGATATAATACTTTACCCGGGTGAGAAGGGGGTTTATTTTTGGTAAGCATTTACCTTCCTATTAATTGAATTCTGCTATGAGATTGAATGCTTTCAAACTGGTTAAGGCTAAAAATCATGTGGTTTAAAATACAAGATCAGTACGTTACATTTCAAATTATAGCGAAACCAAACGCGAAAAAAACTGCACTTGTAAAAATCACAGAACACGAATTGTACATTGCTATCCACGCCAAACCTCACAAAGGCGAAGCAAACAAAGAACTATTGTTATTCTTATCCAAATTATTCGCAACGCCTAAAAGCAGTATCACTCTTAAGGGAGAGCACAGTAAATACAAACATGTCGTGGTGCCTTTAACTGCAAGCCTGCAAAAAATTATTAACGATCCGTCTTTGTTATTGAATGAAACGAAAGACAGCTCGTAGCAAAGCATTAGCAACCCTGCAACAGAGGCAATTAAGCATTGGAAATGTAAACTATATTTATTTCAAACCAATGTATAAATCCAAGAGTTAGCTTATAGTTATAAAGGCTTTCACAAGCAGAATATTCTTAAACGGCAAAGAAGCAAAAGGAATGAGGTAATGAAAATATTAATTGTTGGAGCAGGGATTGCTGGTTTATGTTTAGGCGCATTACTAAAAAAAAGAGGCCTTGAGCCCATAATTATTGAAAAAGCTTCCTCCTTAGGAGATGTAGGCTATATGTTAGGGCTTTACCCGATTGGAGCGAATGTATTGCGGGCATTAAATTGCTATGATGAATACATAGCTCACTCCGTACCCGGCGAAACCTACGAAGCTTATACTACAAGCGGTACATTATTAAAGCAATTTTCTTTCGAAAAGATTGTTGAACAATATGGTCCTTACCAGCTTATATCCCGTGCGGATTTATTAAAAGTTATTGCAGAAAGCACCGATCTCGCTATCCGTTTTAATACAGAAGTATTGAGCCTGGAGCAATCCCTGGACCAAGTAAATGTGACATTTTCAGATAAGACCGACGATACCTTTGACTTGGTAGTCGGAGCTGATGGAATTCATTCCCACACAAGAAGTCTGGTATTAGCTGAGAGTGATTATAGTTATTTTAAAACAGGATGGGGCGGTTGGGTCTGGTGGGGAAATGAGAACATTGTTCCAAGCAATACCATTCGAGAATTTTGGGGCAATGGCACTTTTCTTGGAATTTACCCGGTCAAAGGCAAAGTTGGAGTGATTGCCGCAGTGGATTCCGGAAGTCCCGACCAGGCATTGAAAGGTGCCAGTCGCAAGGAATATATTTTACAAAAATTTTCTCCCATTAATCAGCAACACCCCGAATACTTTCAGGATTTACCTTCGGACACCGAACGGGTATTTTTTTGGTCATTAGCCGATCAAAAAGCTTCTGTTTGGTTTAAAGAACGTATTTTATTTATAGGCGACGCGGCTACAGCATTTTTGCCTACAGCAGGTGTGGGGGCATCGATGGCATTAGAATCTGCAGCCGTACTGGATGATATTCTTTCACGAACAGGAAAAGAATATATTCCCCTTGCTTTACGCATGTTTGAAAAAAGGAGAAGAAAAAGGGTAGAAGCCACGCAAAAAGATTCACGTAAACTTGCGAAATTAATGTTTGTTAATAAAAAATGGCAAGTAATGATGCGCGACTCTTTTACAAAATATATGTCCGTAGAGTCTTTAATTAAAAGTATTATCAAAGGTTTTGATGAGCCCATTTAAAGGAACTTTGGGATGTAACAAGGTTAAACAGGAGACTTACATTTTAGAGTCTCCTTTCATTCTGATTGGGCTCGTCTTGAATTTCATTCACGCGTAGCTCAAGCCATAAGGCGTTTAATATAGCAAAAGTACATGCCAAACCTGTACCCAATATCCAGGAAAAATACCACATACGTTTTTTCTCCTAATAAGCGACTTTATCATTTATCACGGTTTCAGCCGTAACCTTACCGCGTAAAACATGATAAACCCAAGAGGTGTAAAGCAAAATAATAGGCATAAAAATAACGGTTGCCGCTAACATGATACCTAACGTAAGTTGGCTTGAAGAACTGTCCCACACTAGCAAGCTTTGATTAGGGTTTAATGACGAGGGAAGTATAAAAGGAAACATGCTGATACCTACCGTGCCAATGATGCCTACAATTGATAATGCGCTAAATATAAAAGCAATACCTGCTCGCTTTATAGAGCACATAGCCAATAAGGGAGCAATTATTCCCAGCAATGGAAAAATTAATGTGAAAGGATAGGTCCTATAATTAGAAAGCCATATCCCCTGGCCCTTTGTCACTGCTTTCAAGAGCGGATTTGAAGGCCCGAAATGGGATATAGACTCCGAAAGGCTATACCCTTGAATAATTGTGTATATACATATTCCCCCTATAGAAAACAATACCACAGAGAGAATAGAAGTAATGCGGGCTGTAATTCTTGCGCGATGTTGCAAGTTCCCTTCTGTTCGAATATTAATAAAGTAAGCTCCGTGCATGGCTAACATGCATACCGAAAGTAAACCACATAACACAGCAAACGGATTCACTAAATCAAAGAAAGATCCAACATAAAAAGATCGCAAACTGTTATCGAAATAAAAAGGCACACCTTGCAATACATTCCCTATCGCCACTCCAAATAAAAGTGAAGGAGTAAAAGCACCAATAAATAAGGCTAAATCCCAGAATTTCCTCCACTGGGAATTATCAATTTTAGAGCGGTATTTAAATCCAACCGGTCTTAAAATCAATGCCAAAAGCACAAGCAACATAGCAAAATAAAAACCTGAAAATGACAGGGCATATAAAGTAGGCCAGGCGGCAAAGATCGCCCCCCCTCCTAAAATAAACCATACTTGATTACCTTCCCATGTAGCACTAATGCTATTAATTAAAACGCGTCTTTCCAGGTTCGTCTTGCCAATGATGGGTAATAACATCGCTGTACCCAGATCAAACCCATCCATTACAGCAAAACCAATAAGAAGAACTCCTAATAAAACCCACCAAACTACTCGTAAAGTTTCATAATCAAACATGTTCTCTCCTAGTGCGCAGTATTTTCGGGGCCGAGACGAATATATTTCACCATGAGATATACCTCTACAATCGCCAGAACACTATAAAAAATAACGAAGCAACTAATTGATGTAAGCAATTGCCCACTACTCACTGAAGAGGTGGATATGTGCGTGGGTAAAATACCTTGTACTGCCCAGGGTTGACGCCCATATTCGGCAACCACCCATCCCAGTTCTGCTGCAATCCATGGTAATGGTAAAGACCAAAATGCAAGATGGAGATACCATCGTTCGGTATGTAATCTGCGTTTCATTGATAGATAAAATCCCGTTACCATAATAAGGAGAATGGCGATTCCACAACCAACCATAATACGAAATGAAAAAAATAGTGGAATAACTTTAGGTTTTAGATCATGTGCAGCCTGGTCAATTTGAACTTCCGTAGCATCCACTACATTTTCAGTATATTTCTTTAGTAATAAACCATAGCCTAAATAATTGCCATATTTCTCAAAGTCAGATTGCGCAACCGCATCATCAGGTTTCTTTTGTAATCTGGTTAATGCATCATACGCTTTTATTCCTTCTCGTATTTGCATTTTTCCTTCCTGGATTAATTCGTATATCCCTTCCATAGGTTCGCTTATTGAGCGGGTTGCAATTAAACCTAAAACCCAAGGTACTTCTATACCGTAATCAGTATGCAATGTTTCATCATTCGGCCATCCGATAACCGTTAGTCCTGCGGGAGCTTTTTCGGTATGCCACATGGCTTCTATCGCGGCAAGCTTCATTTTTTGGTTACTATTAGCAAGGTACCCACTCTCGTCCCCAAGGACAATGACAGAGAGGGCAGAAGCTAAACCAAAAGAAACGGCCACCGTCATCGATCGTTTAGCAAAGGGAATATTTCGGCCTCTTAAAAGGAAATAAGCGCTCACAGCCAATACAAAAATGGCCCCTGTCACATATCCTGCGCTAATGGTATGCACAAATTTAGCTTGGGCAACGGGGTTAAAGAAAATTTCAGCAAAATCTTGAACTTCCATGCGCATAGTCTGGAAGTCGAACCTGGCCCCGACAGGATTTTGCATCCACCCATTTGCAACGAGAATCCACAAAGCAGAAAGATTGGTTCCAAGAGCAAGTAGCCAAGTACATACCATATGTTGGATTTTCGTTAATTTATCCCACCCAAAGAAAAACAATCCAACAAAGGTTGCTTCGAGGAAAAAAGCCATTAATCCCTCGATAGCAAGAGGCGCTCCGAAGACATCCCCTACATAATGAGAATAATAGGCCCAATTCGTTCCAAATTGGAACTCCATAGTAAGACCTGTTGCCACTCCCATGACAAAATTGATACCAAACAACAATCCCCAATATTTAACCATCTGCTGCCAGATTTTACGCCCTGTCATGACATACAACGTTTCCATAATCGCCAAGAGTACAGATAGACCGAGGGTAAGCGGCACAAATAGAAAATGATAAAGAGCTGTTAAAGCAAACTGGAGGCGGGAAAGGTCAACAACATCACTTCCGGGAATCATACATCACCTTATCTTGCGTTGGAGGGGTTACATACTGGTTTGTGCTTAATAACCATGCGGTCGGGCTAACATGACGTTTGGATTCACCTTTAAAGCATACCCACCACAAAATGAATAATAATATACATTTTATAATTAAAGTAACTGAGATTTCGACGCCAATAGTTCGCATAAATAATTAAAGCAACGCATTTTTTAATGAAGATTACCATGATTTTATTTAAAATAACTTGATCTAAATCAAGTTATTAAAACAAACTATATGTTTATTATTAATTCAAATTGAGGTAAAATAAGATTCATGATGTTTAATCTTGACAGCTCTCCCCCCATTGCCTCTTGTACTGCTTGTGCACTAGAAAATTTTTGCCAAAAAGAATCAGCATTTTTTAATTATTCGGCATTAAATACCTGTCAAAAATACTATAAGCCAGGGGATAAAATTGTAAAAGACGGCGACACGCTGGGAAACATATTTATTATCCAGGAGGGCTCTGCTAAAGCAGTTCATTTATTATCTTCCGGTAAAGAACAAATTGTCTGTTTTTATTTACCAGGTGAGCCCATTGGATTTAACGCCATTACGACTAAAAAACATCCTTATACCGTAATTACAATAACACCCACAGTAGTTTGTCAAATACCCTATCAACGTTTATTGGAACAAATTTACGTATCGCCTGAGCTTCAATCGGTACTATTAAACGTAGTTGAAAGTGCATCTCATTATGCTTTCAACCATACCTATTCTTCCTTAGTGCCAGTAGGGGAGCGCGTATCCATTTTTTTTATTGATCTCGTTAATCGCCTACAGAAGGTTTACGCTTCTTTCCCTTTACCTTTACCGATGCAAAAACAAGAGATTGCAAATTTCTTAGGGATTACTGCAGAGACCATTAGCCGTTGGATTTCTCTTTTTCAAAAAGAAAATCTGTTAAGACTATTAAATAAAGAAATCCTATTTATTGATAAGGAAAAATTACAAAACGTAAAGATAACTTCTTTACCATTCGATAAATAACTGGCTGTAACCAAATCCTTACAGCCAGTTATACGCCTATTAAAAATGTTCCCTTCAACTAATGCGCGACCACGGGTTCTATCCCCCATAATTTTTCTGAAGTGCCTGTTATGGTCGTTTTTCCATAAACAGGGATGGTATTTATCGCATCTTTAAAATCTCGACTGACATGGCCACTTCCTTGAGGCAGGGACGTAAAAGAATAATCTTGGGAAAAATTATGATTCCAACCAAGCTTAATCTTAATTTCCATTTGCCTCAGAGAAGGTACATTGTCAAAACCGGTAATAGTATTTTCCCCACCAGGAAAAGTAGGCTTTAAAGA
It encodes:
- a CDS encoding MC/SLC25 family protein; this translates as MRDQSEQSKQITPFWVRAAEWVKGPLLGGSVIMLVTPLLKWTNYVYKGERMPRGHYFSGAAAYGVSAVPGYAATFLFKGLLKRKQEDTSGSYELITSFVAGGISGLVCTPFEAVAQNKQLAKVLSTAQTVQQMHKFNGYGSFFQGGGSAMLREGMWSTVYMTAIPMVSSILQKRGAEKKYADMMAMLFVAGTYGFVSSPLNQLRFRKQDNLIVASVPKSYLQHIKDIFNQEPNASVMKRVATFFKAGVPRFITTTVAAGLIVTGSEYYDKGLEYIKPNEPV
- a CDS encoding zinc ribbon domain-containing protein YjdM; translated protein: MTDQPACPKCNSPYTYTDGTLLICSQCAHEWTPQEENVESNALEVVKDAHGTVLNDGDTITVIKDLKIKGSSQVVKVGTKVRNIRLLPAEDHNIDCKIDGIGAMKLKSEFVKKV
- a CDS encoding SulP family inorganic anion transporter, which translates into the protein MIAIRQAYHAGVLKPQHWAANIGAGIIVGIVALPLAMAFAIASGVPPAQGLYTAIIAGLIVGVFGGSRVQIAGPTGAFIIILAGVTAHYGVEGLQVATLLAGFILLFMGMMKLGSVIKFIPDPVIVGFTSGIGVIIFVSEWNDFFGLSLHLPLETPFHAKIFALINALPQLDVATTALAVLSLLLTWLSPKFLKKIPGPLVAMMVVTVAEYYFQFPTVATIGSTFGGIPSELPKLQLPLFDWHHSLDLMGPALSIALLGAIESLLSATAADGLAKTRHHSNQELIGQGIANIVTPLFGGFAATGAIARTATNVRHGGNSPIAAIVHSLFLLLVIWVLAPLAKYIPLSALAAILFVVAYNMSDVSHFKYILTHAPRHDVLVLVTTFLLTVLTNLVIAVNIGVIVAMLLFIRRMNQAVTIEKEQHTKFSEELADQSVLPADVVIYSIQGPFFFGAAEKIEKALAETHSDPKVIIFRLKNTPFMDMTGLQTFREIIESFHHRGIHVYLCEANKNVHKKLDKIKIHHWIEKSSISGTLEELIQNLQSDSLLEHRIIP
- a CDS encoding HigA family addiction module antitoxin, with amino-acid sequence MLTKNKPPSHPGKVLYQEYLEPLGLSQKQFAEHLGWTYPRLNEIINMRRGVTADSALAFGEAFGMEPEYWLNLQMQWDLWNARKTHVRVPFLTKIKEK
- a CDS encoding DUF167 domain-containing protein, producing MWFKIQDQYVTFQIIAKPNAKKTALVKITEHELYIAIHAKPHKGEANKELLLFLSKLFATPKSSITLKGEHSKYKHVVVPLTASLQKIINDPSLLLNETKDSS
- a CDS encoding FAD-dependent oxidoreductase, encoding MKILIVGAGIAGLCLGALLKKRGLEPIIIEKASSLGDVGYMLGLYPIGANVLRALNCYDEYIAHSVPGETYEAYTTSGTLLKQFSFEKIVEQYGPYQLISRADLLKVIAESTDLAIRFNTEVLSLEQSLDQVNVTFSDKTDDTFDLVVGADGIHSHTRSLVLAESDYSYFKTGWGGWVWWGNENIVPSNTIREFWGNGTFLGIYPVKGKVGVIAAVDSGSPDQALKGASRKEYILQKFSPINQQHPEYFQDLPSDTERVFFWSLADQKASVWFKERILFIGDAATAFLPTAGVGASMALESAAVLDDILSRTGKEYIPLALRMFEKRRRKRVEATQKDSRKLAKLMFVNKKWQVMMRDSFTKYMSVESLIKSIIKGFDEPI
- the cydX gene encoding cytochrome bd-I oxidase subunit CydX, which produces MWYFSWILGTGLACTFAILNALWLELRVNEIQDEPNQNERRL
- the cydB gene encoding cytochrome d ubiquinol oxidase subunit II, which produces MFDYETLRVVWWVLLGVLLIGFAVMDGFDLGTAMLLPIIGKTNLERRVLINSISATWEGNQVWFILGGGAIFAAWPTLYALSFSGFYFAMLLVLLALILRPVGFKYRSKIDNSQWRKFWDLALFIGAFTPSLLFGVAIGNVLQGVPFYFDNSLRSFYVGSFFDLVNPFAVLCGLLSVCMLAMHGAYFINIRTEGNLQHRARITARITSILSVVLFSIGGICIYTIIQGYSLSESISHFGPSNPLLKAVTKGQGIWLSNYRTYPFTLIFPLLGIIAPLLAMCSIKRAGIAFIFSALSIVGIIGTVGISMFPFILPSSLNPNQSLLVWDSSSSQLTLGIMLAATVIFMPIILLYTSWVYHVLRGKVTAETVINDKVAY
- a CDS encoding cytochrome ubiquinol oxidase subunit I; protein product: MIPGSDVVDLSRLQFALTALYHFLFVPLTLGLSVLLAIMETLYVMTGRKIWQQMVKYWGLLFGINFVMGVATGLTMEFQFGTNWAYYSHYVGDVFGAPLAIEGLMAFFLEATFVGLFFFGWDKLTKIQHMVCTWLLALGTNLSALWILVANGWMQNPVGARFDFQTMRMEVQDFAEIFFNPVAQAKFVHTISAGYVTGAIFVLAVSAYFLLRGRNIPFAKRSMTVAVSFGLASALSVIVLGDESGYLANSNQKMKLAAIEAMWHTEKAPAGLTVIGWPNDETLHTDYGIEVPWVLGLIATRSISEPMEGIYELIQEGKMQIREGIKAYDALTRLQKKPDDAVAQSDFEKYGNYLGYGLLLKKYTENVVDATEVQIDQAAHDLKPKVIPLFFSFRIMVGCGIAILLIMVTGFYLSMKRRLHTERWYLHLAFWSLPLPWIAAELGWVVAEYGRQPWAVQGILPTHISTSSVSSGQLLTSISCFVIFYSVLAIVEVYLMVKYIRLGPENTAH
- the cydP gene encoding cytochrome oxidase putative small subunit CydP, with translation MRTIGVEISVTLIIKCILLFILWWVCFKGESKRHVSPTAWLLSTNQYVTPPTQDKVMYDSRK
- a CDS encoding Crp/Fnr family transcriptional regulator, which codes for MMFNLDSSPPIASCTACALENFCQKESAFFNYSALNTCQKYYKPGDKIVKDGDTLGNIFIIQEGSAKAVHLLSSGKEQIVCFYLPGEPIGFNAITTKKHPYTVITITPTVVCQIPYQRLLEQIYVSPELQSVLLNVVESASHYAFNHTYSSLVPVGERVSIFFIDLVNRLQKVYASFPLPLPMQKQEIANFLGITAETISRWISLFQKENLLRLLNKEILFIDKEKLQNVKITSLPFDK